Genomic segment of Panicum virgatum strain AP13 chromosome 9N, P.virgatum_v5, whole genome shotgun sequence:
cttccactggaagactcgcctacctaccgcattcaatacggtAGGCAGAAGaacgctctgccacagcagagcccgaggcggcttttcccaggttgcactgttggtcgcgtgttaccaaggcgcacagtgcagtcTCTAGCGCCGTCCACGCCGCGTATGTCAGTCTACTATGCTAGTTGGACATGACGGCTCGGTTTCGCCCATGATGACGCCTGCACGGTAGCCTTGACAGACTATGCCGCAAGCTACATtgccccaacgggcgcctcgccgatgggacaaataAAACCCCCTCGGTCAGAAAGTCTACAGGGAAATGAAGCGTATCCgagaagagattctcaaccgtTATAGCTCCATTGAAGCCTTCTGAGCAGTATATTATACATTCACGttagacccacctgtcggggtctgaACGCCTGTGTATGcgtccccttggtctataaaagagAGACGCTCGCTAGAGGAATGTCATTCAAGCCCGGCGGGGCAGatgatagactcattcatactaagtgcaatacaccacacagtgaatgtagggtattacgctccagcggcccgaaccattctaaatctgtgtgttcttgcgttcttgcccccgagctagatcggcctaatagcttggCACTTCCCCAAGTACTCCCCCtcagggaataggcgggtgcgttccgccacccggctgtgggtccCCAAAATGCCCACGACAAGACTCATTACTGAAACGTACCGTTCTTGTTTCCTACACTGATATTTTTTTGAGGCGCAAAGTTCATGACCATATTTGATACACATCCCATATGATTTTTGTACATTTTTTTCATACAAAAAGTTACCAGCGTCTTAGTGTCTGGATTAAGAGAAAGATATTTTCACCAAATCCAACATATACATTACTCCATCCGTCCTGTAGTATAAGTCATTCTAGTAATTTaggataaattaaaaaaaaagaataaaaggtatCTACCCTTCAAAAACTCTTGCGCTCTGTTCAGCTGGTTTGTCAAAGCCAGCaaatagtatttttttctcataccAAATCAGTatcagccaacagtatttttctctaacaacaaatcaacaccagctACCAACCACAACCAACCAAACAAAATATTAGTTTATTAGCTGTAATTAAAGTTGTTCCTAAGATTAAGCACCATGGCAAGGAATAAAAAAGATAAGTATTTTACAGCTAAGAGTTATAGGAAATTAAATGATTTGCTTTAATATTTATCTAAATTTCTAGAATATCTTATATTTAAGTATAAATTTTAAATCCTTCTATATCTTGCATTGACCATGTTTTGTAACATTTTACataaaaagacgaatgcatgcatggagtactaaacgaagtttatttgcgaaactttTTCATGGATGTATGTAACTTTTCAAGACGTATCTAATGAGCCAAAttccaccatgattggttacattAACGCTACAGTACCGATTACCGCCTTTCATCCACCACTCGCTCTCCAGCCAGTTCTGGCAACAGTTGCcatggttcaccaaaccggtgggaaccggtccggtttgactggttaccggtcaaaccggtccggcccggttccggtttgggccggtaccaaaccggcccaaattcaaaattcaaatttgaaataaaaaaataaaaaattcctaaaaatactttaaggtgcgacgaatctaatggtgtcaaattttctcaaaaatttgttcatttagtatagtttgcgaggatttgaagttaaacaaaaaaagtgtGCATACAAAattatacaaatacaatgtaaaagtagtacaaaagagggttggagggttcatttagactaaaatatgttatacaaatatttatttagtatactttgctggcatttgaatttaaaccaaaaaaaaaattgaatttgaccggttaccagtcaaaccggccggtaaaccggtcaaaccagccGGTAAACCGATCAAACCGACCCGTAAGCCGGTCGGAACCGATTGAacatttaattttgaatttaatcggtttccgatcaaaccggtccggtaaaccatTACCGGACCGCGCCGGTTTGACTGctagctgcaagcctgcaaatCTCCCAGCTCTCGAGGAGCCCAGCCCAAGCTGGCAACCATTTTCACCGCGCCGTCCTCGTGCCTACTGTTCACCCCTACGTCTCCGGCGACCCCGCGGCACAGTCCACGCACGACCCCACCGACCCAACCAGAACCAACGCCTTGTTTAATTGCAGgttgtaaattttttgaaagagtatttttttatatttgaaatactaaacatagactaatcacaaaataagttacagaactcgtctctaaatcgcgagacgaatctaatgatcctaattaatctgtcagtAGAGGtgtttactatagcaatttagcgtctaattacggcctaattagattcgtctcgcgattttacAAGCAAATTGTgcaatgcattttttatttcgtctataTTTAAGTCTCTATGCAGTgctgaaaaaaaattagaattttgaactttgcaaCTAAAGCCAACCCCACTACCACTAGAGCCGAGCCGAGCGCGCACCACGCCGCACGCCAGACGACAcggcgcaccaccaccacctcactCTCCGACCCTCCCTCGCCGCCTGACCCAGTGCTCTGCTCCCTCCCCATCCACTCCACCATCCCCGCCAGGCCGGGACTCAGATTCCATGACATTGGAATGGCATGTTACGGTGTAACATTTGAGCGATCTAGAGCCTTAAAAACGAATCTAACAATCCACTGTGCCGGCCACCCCTAGACCTCCGTTTTGACCCGCGGACTCCGTTTTCCTCCCGTTTACAACCGCCCAAGCGCCGCTCGTCGCCGAATCCATCCCGAGCGCGTCGCTCCTCTTCCCCCCAcaaccgccgccgtggcgctggGAGGGGAACCATTGCCGTGGGAGGTCGGGGATGCCGGTGGCGCGGGATTCCGCCAGGGCCGTCGCCGCGGGAGGCtggcggggccgccgccgcgggactcCGCCTGGGACGCCGCGGGGGATGGCGCCGCGGATACTGCTGATCGGCTTCCTCGCGCAGCGCTCGCCCGGTCCTGCCTTGCGCGGTGCCCGCTCGCCTACCTGGCGGCTGGCCACCGGACTGAATCGCGGCTGCCGCGCGAGGCCACGGTCACGGTCGCCTCCGTTATGACGCCGACCACTTCGTCGTCCGCGGCGTCTGCGGAGCCCGTCACCGCCACCacgtgcctcgaggcatgctgcATCGCGGCGATGAGGTGGTGCAGCTCCCTCTCGGTCTGCCTGCGCGCGCGTGCGACGCGGCCACTGCCGCGCCGGGTGCCCGCCAGTGCGTCCGCCATGCTCTGCCTCACCGCGAGCATCGCGGCGCTGAACGTGCCGTATGCGGCGTCGAACGCCTGGTCACCGGCATCGCGAAGGGCCGCCGTGGCCCATGGCGTGGCGAGCGTCTCGCCGAGCTCCACGAGGACGGCCTCCAGAAGCGCGAGGCCGTAGCCGGAGGATTAGGAGCTGCCCGCCACTTCGCTGTAGCAGCAGGACCATGCCCAAAGCGCGCGCACGCCACAAGGTGTCCTCGAGGCGCGCGAGCGCCGGGTGGCACGGCTCGCTCGTGGAACGCGcgtgcgccgcggccgcggccttcctcgtcgtcctccCGGTGCTGCGCAGCCCCAGCGCTCTCCCGCTGCGGCGCCCCCGGTGGGCTCCtgcggcggccgcctcctccccaaTCGCGCCGGGACGACGGGACCGACGGCCTCCCTCGACGGCGACCTGGCGTCTCCGTCAATTGGCGCTCGCGCGAGGAGCGGGATTGGGGCCACCACAGCGGCGTCCCGGCCGGACGCAGGCGATCGAGCCGAGCGCGGGGAACGGAGGCGGCGCCGCGTGCGGCACTGGCGCGCGGTACTGTTACCCTGCAACGGGTGAAACGGACACTTCTTTAGCTGCGTGCGGGCCTAAGAAGCGGAGTCGTTGGATTCAATATCGAGGGCGGAGGGAGAACGCTCAAATGTTAAGCCGTGACATGCCATGGCAATTTCAAGGAATCTGAGTCACCAGGCAGGCAGTCTCCCCTCTCCCACCTGGTCAAACCACTCCCCCATCTTCCcctcccccaccaccaccaccaccaccgcgacAACCCGCGCGCATCCGCCCGCCATGCCTCCTCCCCGCCTCCTcctgccgctcctcctcctcctcctcctgctcgccccgcccgccgcgccgcagcccgcgccggcgccgcaggaGGACGACCTGAAATGCCTCAAGGGCTTCAAGTCCGGCCTCCGCGACCCGGACGGGCGCCTCGCCTCCTGGGACTTCACCAACACCTCCGGCGGCGCCGTCTGCAACTACAACGGCATCTTATGCTGGAACATGCAGGAGTCCCGCGtcctctcgctctcgctctccGGGTTCGGCCTCCAGGGCGCCCTCCCCTCCGCCCTCCAGTactgccgcgccgccaccacgctcGACCTCTCCGACAACGAGCTCGACGGCCAGATACCCCCCGCGCTCTGCGACTGGCTCCCCTTCGTCGTCAACCTCGACCTCTCCTCTAACAAGCTCACCGGCCCCATCCCCGCGGAGCTCGCCAACTGCCGCTTCCTCAACACGCTCAAGCTCTCCGGCAACCAGCTCTCCGGCCAGATCCCCGCCTCCCTCGCGCGCCTCGACCGACTCAAGTCGCTCGACCTCTCGGGGAACAAGCTCGACGGCCAGATCCCGACCCAGCTGGGCGCCAACTTCCCCAAGGACTCCTTCTCTGGGAACTCGGGCCTCTGCGGCCGCCCCGTCTCCTCGCGCTGCGGCCGCGGGCTGGGGGGCGCCGGCCTCGGCATCGTCATCGCCGCGGGGGTCTTCGGGGCCGCCGCTTCGCTGCTCCTCGCCTACTTCTTCTGGCGGTGCACCGGcaaggggcgccgccgccagaggcgcggcggcagcgagtCCGGCGGCGCTGCCGTCGAGGACGGGAGCTGGTGGGCGGAGAGGCTGCGGGCGGCGCACAACCGATTGGCTCCGGTCTCCCTCTTCCAGAAGCCGATCGTCAAGGTCAAGCTGGCTGACCTGATGGCCGCCACGCAGGACTTCAACACCAGCCACATCGTGGTCGCCGGGAGCTCACGGGCGGGGACTGCTTACCGAGCAGTGCTTCGGGACGGGTCCGCGCTGACGGTCAAGCGCCTGCACTCCTGCCCGCTCTCGGAGAAGGCTTTCAGAGCAGAGATGGGGCGGATTGGGCAGCTGCGTCATCCCAACATCGTGCCACTGCTGGGGTTCTGTGTTGTCGAGGATGAGAGGCTGCTGGTGTACAAGCATATGGAGAGTGGGGCTCTTTCGTCGGTGATGAAGAAGCCAGGGGAAGCGCCGCTGGATTGGGCAACACGACTCAGGATCGCAGTTGGGGCAGCAAGAGGCCTCGCGTGGCTGCACCATGGGTTCCAGGTTCTGCAGATTCATCAGAATTTGAGCTCAAGTGCTGTGCTTCTTGATGAGGATTATGAGGCTCGGATCACGGATGTTGGGCTCACGAGGCTGGTCCGGATGACGCCTGGCGAGGGCGGTGATACTAGTCCTTTCCTGAATGGGGACTTTGGGGAGTTTGGCTATGTTGCCCCAGAGTGTGCTAGCAATCCAGTTGGTACAATGAAAGGCGATGCATATGCATTTGGAGTGATATTGTTTGAGCTTGTGAGTGGGCAGGAGGCTGCTGCTGTGGTAACTGATGTGACGGGGGAAGGGTTCAAAGGGACATTGGTGGATTGGGTAAATCAGCTCAAGGCTTCTGGTCGGATTGGTGATGTTGTTGATAGGCCATTGCGCGGAAAGGGTCATGACAAGGAGATTGAGGAGTTCTTGAAGGTTGCATTTGCATGTACCCAGCCTCGTCCGAAGGAGAGGTACTCAATGTATCGGGCTTATCATGCTCTGAAGAGCATTGGACAGGGCCGTGATGTCTCAGAGCAGTTTGATGAGTTCCCGCTGGCCTACAACAAGGAAGATTCAGACACCATGTAGCTGATGCTGATCACGCAGTGGATTGTGAAACCTTTTGGTGAGGCTCAATGATGCTATACATACAGCCTTGTTATGGGCGGATCAGGGGCATCATGATTGGTAAGCCAACCATATTGAGGCACCAAAGTTGTCGCTGGATGCTAGGTGGTCAATTTGATCGTTGCATCAACTCGGAATGCGATAATCATGTAAGCTGTAAGATCTGTTTGCAATTCTGTATCTCTATTTGAGCTACTGCTAGTGCTTGTAGTATCTGTATGGAACTGTAATTCTTGATGTGCCTAAATCCTGATATCACCTTTCAAAGTTCCATCTTGGAACAACCAGCATACTGTTCAGTCATTAGATGGGCACTTTTAAGTTCCATTACTTTGAAACTTAGTATCATCTGGGTCCTGGCCTCCTGGGTCGTTAGAAATGCTCTATTCTTATGCTTAACTCTCAACAAGCTGCATGCTTATCAACCTTGGATCTGTAGCTAAATCTTGTGTTTGAATGCTTAAGCTTTCAACAAGCTGCTGACCGTGTGCTGTACACTAGCGAACCTTGGACCGTCTACTTGTGGTCTGGTCTTTGCTCTATTTTCCATCCTTTCTATTTTGCGGGAGCAGTTCTTTCAGCTAAATTTTCTAAGCTATTGGTATACTGGTCGAGTCTTATCTAGTTGTCTGTCCTGTAATATTCTGTCATCCCATGCTGTCTTTGATAAGAAAGTCAGCTCTCTGTGACAAAACAAAGGAATATCAATCCCTGCGCGCATGACAATTCAAACATAATTGTCGCCATCAGCCACGGCTAAATTCTAATTTTGACCTCGTCCGGTGATAGCGAGAGCTACCCGGTGCCTTGAGCCCTTGACTAGTCTGTTACTCGAGTACTTGAATGGAGACAAATCTGAAGTGCGACTGCGAAGTGACAGCAATGGTATTTTATCCTTTTTACCCTTGGGAGGATTTACCTGGGGGGGATTTTTGCACCGCTGGTCGAAATTCGAATCATGTGCTTCGCTGGCGGCTGCAGTCGTTGTACTAGAGTATGGTGTTGCTGTTGTTTTGTCCGCATTGAGAACGGCATGTTGCGCCTAGCAAATTGGCTAGGGCTCGGGACAAAAACAGCTGCACCGAACCCTTGTCAGTCAAAGATAGGTGTAAAAGCCGCTCCTTTGACTGTCTTTGTACTTAGTAATTATTTTGTTGGGTTTTCTTCTGGTAGTGCTTAGCATAGCTCCCTCTGAATGAGGTTGCAATTAGGCTGCGTGGGCTCTGAATGGTTGAGTACTTGAGTAAGCTCAGCAGCTGGGCAACGCATCCGCTGCAGTGATGCTCGTGCCTGGCCTGATAGGCCAACATCTGACCTCCTTACAATGCACAAGATGGGGACCGGGACCCTACACGACCGAAAGAGGGGTGTGATCGTGAGCAACCATAGATATGTTGGTGTCCCCATGTCCCGTCCCTTTCGCGCCACAACTCCCTTGTTCCAAAATTGAGAAGTTTTAGGTCATGTTAGATGAAATTCGGGTTATTAGGAATCTAGATAGCAGTTATAAATTATAAAAATCTGAATTATAAATTCCTATTTTTTTGGACACCTGGATTATAAAGCGGTGGtttggttggggggggggggggggctatgTGATCTCAAAATAGATGAGTTGAGGGAAATAGTGGATTATAACTATATTTTTAGATGCatctagaaaaattaaaatgactaataatttgggatgaTGAAATAGatgtaaataaatttttataCGGTTGAAAGTTATATTTAGAACCAAGCTAAAACATATTATAACGTTTCAAAATGACGAAGCTTGGCGTTTTCTCTTTTTACCGTGGTGCAAAGGTTgcacagatttttttttccacCGGTTATCAAGTGCCCAGCTCGAGTGTCGAGACTTTTCCACGGGTGGTTCAAGGACAGCGGGGGTAGGCCTTCTGTGGCGCTCCGATCTGGATGAATGTTCTTGGACAGAAGATAAGAGTGATGAACGAGACATCGCCCGTGGCTGGTTGCACGCCGGCGCGGGGGCATGTCGCCGCCGTCCGCATCGTTGACTGACTTGGGCGAGaaagagctttttttttttctttctccgcAGCGACTTTCTGAAAGGCCTGAAGGCGGATCGGGCCGGAATCGTGCCGTGTGGTTCTTGCAACTGCACGAGGGAGAAAGAATGGGGGCGTCTATTCATCGCCCCTGCCGCAGAGGCCGAgcgccccccgccgccgaccgtctcctccggcaccggcggcctccgccgcctccgctaaCTGAGGTCGCATCCCCGCCCTCCTCCGGCGTCATGCCCCCGCCCGGGACCTGGCCCGACCGCCGGtgcccaccaccccggccgacGGCGTCCCCGCCGCCTACTGCTGCCTCCCAGcaacctgccgccgccgccgggcttccCTGCCCCCTCCCCACTCTTCTAAGGCCGCCGGTGGCCAGCGCCGCCCCAAGCCCCGGCAACCCCGGACCAtaaggtccgccgccgccctccaccaccccggccgccggcgacctcgctggcggccgctccccccaccaaccacccctcgccgcccaccccctccccctcatgTAGctcgcaaccgccgccgcccaagcccCTACTCCGAagtccggccgccgcgctcgccggggAAGAAACACAGTAGCAGCGGCGCCTTCTGCGACAGCACACATCGCACCCGCGCGCGCGATAAATAGACGCCGCGAAAAGAATCACCCTTTCCGATAAGCCAAGAGGACGCGTATACGTCGAAAAGCCCAAGTAGTTTACCAACAACGATGACCGTAAGAAAGGTTTCTACTAGTGAAGGTTTCTAGTGGTGAGAATTCGAGAATGTGAGTTACCCTGGCTACTCTGCAAATCGATAGCAGGCTTGGGAATTGGCAGCTGGCTATTTCTTCGTTCTCCCCATAGGGTCATGTCATACCTTGAAGTACTAGCTTGGGAACAAGGAAACGATTGTTCATGTGTTGTCCAACCTTCAACAAACATGAAATCAAACAGAGCTAAGGACAAACCAGACTACCACTCAGACAAAAACAGTGGCCTCCAAGGGGCGTGAATAACACGATCCTGGCAACTGGAAGCCGATACGGGTCAAAGCTTGTCCTCTTCAAATCGAAGCAATGATTTCAGAGATGGAACACAGCTACTGCTACAGGAAAACTAATTCTTGTGCTAAAACGGCCTAACGTCAATCAGTTCTCAGGGAAAAGCACCAGAGCACTTTAAAGGCACTTCAGCTTCTCAGCGGTAACAATGTTTCGAAATACACAGCGAGATTAGAAGCTAGGGGGAAATTTTCACTTGGTGATGGTTCACGGCAGAAGCTCAAGCCATGAGAATGTAGGGGAAGCTCAGACAACGTAGCGGTAGGTGATGTATTTTCCAGCAGTTTCACTGGATCGGTTGATCTTCACAACCTGCCCACGCTTCATGCCGTAGTATCTTGCTATTGGGTCTGTAATCTGAATCCGGGGGAGCTGCATCATAGACAGTTAGATATCATCAGAACACATAGTATCATCAGAGGATACAAAAAATGTCTCTTCATCTCATCACAAAGCATATATTTGTTAAGACATCTAAAGCTTGATGAAATTAAGGCGGTATGACTATGAGATAGAGGTGGCTGGCACCTGCCAAACACAACCTTGAACATTATGCTCTTTAAATAAACATGACACAAGGAGCGAATATATGATATTAGGAAATCAACTGCCCAGATAAGAAGTTAAGAACCCTGAGTAAATGAGCGCAGTAGCAGGAGCAGAACCAGGGTTGGTTGAAAACTAAGCTACGGCATGAAGTTTTAATTATTAGGGTCTACAAAAAACTTTGGAGCACAAGGGGCCATGGCTGTGGGGTCATCCCTACTCCCTAGTTTCACCACTGGCCGGTACAGTTCCCTTCTTAACACTCTCTAACTTAATATGCACTGAAATCAGTTATCAGTTATCAGTCAGTAGTGTTAATCATATCTGAAAGTATTATTTTTCGATTACATATTTGAATAACTTGCTCAGACAACCTATGTTATACAGTCGTCTAGTcgaacctagtcgccatggcACCGATAAGGCGACTAGTCGCGACTAGTCGTCGATCAGGTCGATTAGTCGACCCTAGTCGGTCCTAGTCGTCGCTATAGTCGTCCTATATATCCCACGacatatatgtacatgtatatGTACTTATATACTATATAGCAAGCAGGAACACCACAATGATAGTCAGTTTGGTGACACTTACTTGTGAGATTTGATGTTTGAACTGTCCAGAACTCCATATTCTTGTCCCACATAGTACaggctaatggctaatggctaatggtgcaagttatatagttaacctaaccctaatggctaatggctaatggtgCAAGTTATATAGTTAACCTAACCCTAATGGCTAATGGGCCTAATTGAGCCCAGTACAGGCGGCGGGCTGGAGTGCTGGTCTGCTGGACATCTTTTGGTTTTGGCCTGATCGTCCAAGTAGCTAGTcggacgactaatcgcgattaggcgATGATTAGTCGGACGATCAGACATCTGATCGACAAAAGCTAGTCGTTTCACTTATCGAAGCCAGCGGAGCGATAAggtcgactaatcgcgattagtcggacgactgtATAACATGGCAGACAACAAATCAGATTCTACCTATACTTCTGCTCCAATAAATTTTCTAATACCATTGT
This window contains:
- the LOC120690994 gene encoding inactive LRR receptor-like serine/threonine-protein kinase BIR2 — encoded protein: MPPPRLLLPLLLLLLLLAPPAAPQPAPAPQEDDLKCLKGFKSGLRDPDGRLASWDFTNTSGGAVCNYNGILCWNMQESRVLSLSLSGFGLQGALPSALQYCRAATTLDLSDNELDGQIPPALCDWLPFVVNLDLSSNKLTGPIPAELANCRFLNTLKLSGNQLSGQIPASLARLDRLKSLDLSGNKLDGQIPTQLGANFPKDSFSGNSGLCGRPVSSRCGRGLGGAGLGIVIAAGVFGAAASLLLAYFFWRCTGKGRRRQRRGGSESGGAAVEDGSWWAERLRAAHNRLAPVSLFQKPIVKVKLADLMAATQDFNTSHIVVAGSSRAGTAYRAVLRDGSALTVKRLHSCPLSEKAFRAEMGRIGQLRHPNIVPLLGFCVVEDERLLVYKHMESGALSSVMKKPGEAPLDWATRLRIAVGAARGLAWLHHGFQVLQIHQNLSSSAVLLDEDYEARITDVGLTRLVRMTPGEGGDTSPFLNGDFGEFGYVAPECASNPVGTMKGDAYAFGVILFELVSGQEAAAVVTDVTGEGFKGTLVDWVNQLKASGRIGDVVDRPLRGKGHDKEIEEFLKVAFACTQPRPKERYSMYRAYHALKSIGQGRDVSEQFDEFPLAYNKEDSDTM